One Paraburkholderia agricolaris genomic region harbors:
- a CDS encoding glucose 1-dehydrogenase, with protein MSKLTGKVAVVTGASKGIGAAIAKALAAQGASVVVNYASSQAGADKVVAAITAAGGKAVAVAGDVSKAADAQGIVEAAVETYGRLDILVNNSGVYEMALIEEITEAHFHKQFDVNVLGLLLVTQAAVKHLGEGGSIVNVSSVVSRITPPGSVVYTATKGAVDAITGVLARELGPRKIRVNSVNPGMVETEGAHSAGFIGSDFEAWAVSTTPLGRIGQPDDIADVAVFLSSDDSRWLTGESLIASGGSR; from the coding sequence ATGAGCAAGCTCACAGGTAAGGTTGCGGTTGTAACGGGCGCGTCGAAAGGCATCGGCGCCGCGATTGCGAAGGCATTGGCGGCGCAGGGCGCCTCGGTGGTGGTGAATTACGCGTCCAGCCAGGCGGGTGCGGACAAGGTGGTCGCCGCCATCACCGCGGCGGGCGGCAAGGCGGTGGCCGTGGCCGGCGACGTGTCCAAGGCAGCCGACGCGCAAGGCATCGTGGAAGCAGCGGTCGAAACGTACGGCCGCCTCGACATTCTCGTGAACAACTCCGGCGTGTATGAGATGGCGCTGATCGAGGAAATCACGGAAGCGCACTTCCATAAGCAGTTCGATGTGAACGTACTGGGTCTGCTGCTGGTCACGCAAGCGGCGGTGAAGCATCTGGGCGAGGGCGGCAGCATTGTGAATGTCAGTTCGGTCGTGAGCCGCATCACGCCGCCGGGCAGCGTGGTCTATACCGCCACCAAGGGCGCGGTGGACGCCATCACCGGCGTGCTCGCGCGTGAACTCGGCCCACGCAAGATTCGCGTCAACTCCGTGAATCCCGGCATGGTGGAAACGGAAGGCGCGCATAGCGCCGGCTTTATCGGCTCGGACTTCGAGGCTTGGGCAGTCAGCACGACACCGCTTGGCCGAATCGGTCAGCCTGACGATATTGCGGACGTGGCTGTGTTCCTTTCCTCCGACGACTCGCGCTGGCTGACCGGCGAAAGCCTGATCGCAAGCGGCGGTTCGCGCTAA